The Anolis sagrei isolate rAnoSag1 chromosome 10, rAnoSag1.mat, whole genome shotgun sequence genome has a window encoding:
- the LOC132762974 gene encoding DNA-directed RNA polymerases I and III subunit RPAC2-like has translation MGEEEEKRKPPSLQMVRTEGSDKSCVTFVLHNEDHTLGNSLRYMIMKDPEVEFCGYSITHPSESKINFRIQTKGGIPAAEMFQKGLEELVGVCQHVLSTFEASVEEYKTQMDTSME, from the exons ATGggcgaggaagaggagaagaggaagcccCCGTCTCTGCAGATG GTACGAACTGAAGGCTCAGATAAGAGCTGTGTCACCTTTGTGCTCCACAATGAGGACCACACTCTTGGCAACTCTCTCCGGTACATGATCATGAAAGA CCCTGAAGTAGAGTTCTGTGGTTATAGTATCACGCATCCTTCTGAAAGCAAAATCAACTTCCGCATTCAGACCAAAG gAGGCATTCCTGCGGCTGAAATGTTCCAAAAGGGGCTGGAGGAGCTCGTCGGTGTGTGCCAGCATGTACTAAGCACATTTGAG GCAAGTGTGGAAGAATACAAGACCCAGATGGATACGAGTATGGAGTAA
- the LOC132762973 gene encoding endothelin receptor type B-like, with amino-acid sequence MASFLPSLVLAFYLTYLKVLGVSSQTTNSYMDSAIPLKVLEQEQAYSRLQPSILLDFSSTANQSGDLGEAVVTQAPRPSIMCVKPTEIRKIFKYINTIVSCTIFIVGIIGNTTLLRIIYENKCMRNGPNVLIASLALGDLLYILISLPINTYKLLSEASLPLGVMGCKIVPFIQKASVGITVLSLCALSIDRYQAVASWNRIQGIGIPMWKAVEVSLIWVAAFCLAIPEAIGFNLVPVNYRGQDIIVCMLHPEQKSDFMMFYKLAKDWWLFGFYFCLPVACTGIFYYLMSFEMLSKRNGMRIALNNHMKRRREVAKTVFCLVMIFALCWLPLHLSRILKNTIYNQHDPDRCELLSFLLVMDYFGINMASLNSCINPVALYFVSRKFKNCFQSCLCCWYPRPALVIVQTDDKGSVAKWKVNGQELGLDRSSSHMSNKYSSA; translated from the exons ATggcctcttttctcccttcacTCGTTCTGGCCTTTTACCTAACCTACTTAAAGGTGCTGGGCGTCTCCAGCCAAACAACCAACAGTTACATGGACAGTGCCATCCCTTTGAAGGTTCTGGAGCAAGAACAAGCGTACAGCCGTCTCCAGCCCAGCATCCTTCTGGACTTTAGTAGCACTGCCAACCAATCTGGAGACCTCGGAGAGGCTGTCGTCACACAAGCCCCACGTCCGTCAATCATGTGTGTCAAGCCGACAGAGATCCGGAAAATCTTTAAGTACATCAACACTATTGTGTCCTGCACCATCTTCATCGTGGGCATCATTGGCAACACTACCCTGCTAAGAATCATCTATGAGAACAAGTGTATGAGGAATGGGCCAAATGTCCTCATTGCCAGCTTGGCACTTGGGGACCTTCTGTACATTCTCATTAGCTTGCCCATCAATACGTACAAG CTCCTTTCAGAAGCAAGCTTGCCTCTTGGGGTTATGGGGTGCAAAATTGTGCCATTCATTCAGAAGGCCTCTGTGGGCATCACTGTTCTCAGCCTCTGTGCTCTCAGCATCGACAG GTACCAAGCCGTGGCATCCTGGAATCGGATTCAAGGGATTGGGATTCCCATGTGGAAGGCAGTGGAGGTGTCCCTCATTTGGGTAGCAGCCTTCTGCTTAGCCATCCCTGAAGCTATAGGCTTCAATCTGGTGCCGGTGAATTACCGTGGTCAGGACATCATAGTCTGCATGTTGCACCCAGAACAGAAGTCTGACTTCATGATG TTCTACAAGCTTGCGAAAGATTGGTGGCTTTTTGGCTTCTATTTCTGCTTGCCCGTGGCCTGCACAGGGATCTTCTACTACCTCATGTCGTTTGAGATGCTGAGCAAGAGGAACGGGATGAGAATTGCGCTCAATAACCACATGAAGCGG CGCCGAGAAGTGGCCAAGACGGTGTTCTGCTTGGTGATGATCTTTGCTCTCTGCTGGCTGCCCCTCCACCTCAGCAGGATACTCAAGAATACCATCTACAACCAACATGATCCTGATAGATGCGAGCTGCTCAG cTTCCTTCTGGTCATGGACTATTTTGGCATCAACATGGCCTCACTCAACTCCTGCATCAATCCTGTGGCTCTCTACTTTGTCAGTCGGAAATTTAAGAACTGCTTCCAG TCTTGTCTTTGCTGCTGGTACCCAAGACCAGCCCTTGTCATTGTACAAACGGATGATAAAGGCTCCGTTGCAAAGTGGAAGGTCAATGGGCAGGAATTGGGCCTCGACCGGAGCAGCTCCCACATGAGTAACAAGTACAGTTCTGCTTAG